One window of Psychrobacillus sp. FSL H8-0483 genomic DNA carries:
- a CDS encoding magnesium transporter CorA family protein — protein sequence MLKIYLSNEHGVLQETTEIKDGCWVNLISPTEQEISNVANILQIPFEFLKDPLDEEERSRIEKDDDNVLIIVNIPLVSKDENDNLIYDTIPLGMIITKNCFVTVCLKDNPIFHVFSQNQVKNFFTYKKTRFSLQILYLMATSFLKYLKQISKQTDAIEKKLHKSMKNKELFSLLNLEKSLVYFTTSLKSNNIVMQKMLKTNSLKMYEDDQELLEDVIIENQQAIEMAETHTTILSGMMDAFASVISNNVNIVMKFLTSITLVMALPTMVASFYGMNVPIPFQEYPYAFWVAIGISFILSGITTIVFWKKKFF from the coding sequence ATGTTAAAGATTTATTTATCAAATGAACATGGAGTTCTTCAAGAAACAACTGAAATTAAAGACGGATGCTGGGTTAATTTGATCTCGCCTACCGAACAAGAAATTAGTAATGTAGCAAATATATTGCAAATTCCGTTTGAATTTTTAAAGGACCCATTAGACGAAGAGGAACGTTCAAGAATTGAAAAAGACGATGACAATGTTCTAATCATCGTTAATATTCCGTTGGTATCTAAAGATGAAAATGACAATCTTATTTATGATACGATTCCATTAGGAATGATTATAACTAAAAATTGCTTTGTTACCGTTTGTTTGAAAGATAACCCAATTTTCCACGTTTTTTCACAGAATCAAGTAAAAAATTTTTTCACATACAAAAAAACAAGATTTTCGCTCCAAATCCTATATTTAATGGCAACTTCTTTTCTCAAGTATCTAAAACAAATTAGCAAACAAACAGACGCAATTGAAAAAAAACTGCATAAATCGATGAAAAATAAAGAACTCTTTTCATTGCTGAATTTAGAGAAAAGTTTGGTTTATTTTACAACTTCTTTAAAATCTAACAACATTGTTATGCAAAAAATGTTAAAAACTAATTCCTTGAAAATGTATGAAGATGACCAAGAATTGTTAGAAGATGTAATTATAGAAAATCAACAAGCAATTGAAATGGCTGAAACACATACTACAATTTTAAGTGGTATGATGGATGCTTTCGCATCAGTCATATCAAATAATGTAAATATTGTAATGAAATTTTTGACATCTATTACTCTTGTCATGGCTTTACCTACAATGGTTGCAAGTTTTTATGGTATGAACGTTCCCATTCCTTTTCAAGAATACCCATATGCATTTTGGGTTGCAATTGGCATTTCTTTTATTTTGTCAGGTATTACAACAATTGTTTTCTGGAAAAAGAAATTCTTTTAA
- a CDS encoding GNAT family N-acetyltransferase has translation MLIALANTTHISEVVTFFNEYLERNNSAVYSEEFLCPLGIKAAIRRKQMIVAIIDGQVIGAFRFYRKKTTNSISLYQFAINEVYRGQGLLKKMLKTINDLPILALCPLESEFNEYFYKSGWHLQEQSEEFKRWVFNHSN, from the coding sequence ATGCTGATAGCCTTAGCAAATACAACTCATATATCTGAAGTTGTGACTTTCTTCAACGAATATTTAGAACGTAATAATAGTGCGGTTTATTCTGAAGAGTTTTTATGTCCTCTTGGAATTAAAGCTGCGATTAGGAGAAAACAAATGATAGTAGCGATAATCGATGGTCAAGTAATAGGAGCTTTTCGATTTTACAGAAAAAAAACAACCAATAGCATTTCGCTATATCAATTTGCTATAAATGAGGTTTATCGTGGTCAAGGGTTGTTAAAAAAGATGTTAAAAACAATAAATGACCTTCCAATCCTTGCTTTATGTCCGTTAGAATCAGAATTTAATGAATACTTTTACAAGTCAGGTTGGCATCTACAAGAACAAAGTGAAGAGTTTAAAAGATGGGTTTTTAATCACTCTAATTAA
- a CDS encoding (2Fe-2S)-binding protein, with amino-acid sequence MTDCCATKEQIIESNGSDLCPSCNNKGKKLKIITLKSMLKPSVLDSSNPNLTHYFCSTKDCGVVYFDTEEESYLTSDVKVSVHQKDDSSTVPICYCFGWTKEKIREYEEQEISPKPLEHIKENVKANRCGCEVNNPQGSCCMGNVLLFTKSL; translated from the coding sequence ATGACTGATTGTTGTGCTACAAAAGAACAAATTATTGAAAGTAATGGTTCCGATTTATGCCCTTCTTGTAATAATAAAGGGAAAAAGTTGAAAATTATTACATTGAAATCAATGCTAAAACCATCAGTTTTAGATTCTTCGAATCCAAATTTGACTCATTACTTTTGTTCCACGAAAGATTGTGGTGTTGTCTATTTTGATACAGAGGAAGAATCTTACCTTACGTCAGATGTAAAGGTATCTGTACATCAAAAAGATGATTCTTCCACAGTCCCAATTTGCTATTGTTTTGGTTGGACAAAAGAGAAAATTCGGGAATATGAAGAACAAGAAATTTCTCCTAAACCTTTAGAACACATTAAAGAAAATGTAAAAGCTAACAGATGTGGGTGTGAGGTAAATAATCCTCAAGGTAGTTGCTGTATGGGAAATGTTTTACTATTTACAAAAAGTCTTTAA
- a CDS encoding serine hydrolase domain-containing protein, translating to MQLKNINMEERMKHYNVPGLSIVLIGNGQIIGTENYGLLEVECDKKVNDNSTFSACSISKFLTGMLAMKVIKEGLLDLDDDVNERLVSWKVPENDYTKNKKVTLRNLLSHQSGIKDPEGSFSELNSKKRIPSMVDLLEGETSYCKVPIEVECEPDSEFHYSDAGFCIIQQLIEDVTEKPFHLVMNEQIFESLEIENSQLNTRLLKMDRENFSCGHNKNGELVDGKYPIYPYPAASGLWTTSLDLAELVLELINALKGESKVGISESLAKEMITSQSGKSWTGLGVFLEGSEKELEITSLGWGVGFQCMMVVFPYLEKGAIIMANAELGVHQMKGIIGEIYKFLMS from the coding sequence ATGCAATTAAAAAACATCAACATGGAAGAACGAATGAAACATTATAATGTGCCTGGCTTAAGTATAGTATTGATTGGGAACGGTCAAATCATCGGAACGGAAAATTATGGCTTATTAGAAGTAGAATGTGATAAGAAAGTAAATGATAATTCTACTTTTAGTGCGTGTTCAATTAGCAAGTTCTTAACAGGAATGCTTGCTATGAAGGTAATAAAGGAAGGACTTCTTGATTTAGATGATGATGTAAACGAAAGGCTTGTATCGTGGAAAGTTCCTGAAAATGATTATACTAAAAATAAAAAAGTTACTTTGAGAAATTTATTAAGTCATCAATCTGGAATTAAAGACCCTGAAGGTAGTTTTTCTGAATTGAATTCGAAAAAAAGGATTCCTTCGATGGTTGATTTATTGGAGGGGGAAACCTCTTATTGTAAAGTTCCTATTGAAGTGGAGTGTGAACCAGATAGTGAATTCCATTATTCTGATGCAGGTTTTTGTATCATTCAGCAACTGATAGAAGATGTTACTGAAAAACCATTTCATTTAGTTATGAATGAGCAAATATTTGAATCATTAGAAATAGAAAATAGCCAATTAAATACAAGGTTATTGAAAATGGATAGGGAAAATTTTTCTTGTGGTCATAATAAAAATGGTGAATTAGTAGATGGAAAATATCCAATCTATCCTTATCCAGCAGCTTCTGGACTATGGACAACTTCTTTAGATTTAGCTGAATTAGTTCTTGAGTTGATAAATGCTTTGAAAGGAGAAAGCAAGGTTGGCATTTCGGAAAGTTTAGCGAAAGAAATGATAACTTCACAAAGTGGTAAGAGTTGGACTGGGTTAGGTGTGTTTCTTGAAGGCTCTGAAAAAGAACTAGAAATTACATCACTCGGTTGGGGAGTAGGGTTTCAATGTATGATGGTAGTGTTTCCGTATTTAGAAAAAGGTGCAATCATTATGGCAAATGCAGAATTAGGTGTTCATCAAATGAAAGGGATTATAGGAGAAATATATAAATTTCTTATGTCTTAA